The segment CAACGAGGGAGTAAAATCAGGTGAAACACTCTCGTTTGCGACGAGTTTATggggtaaaatagttttatttcaatgattaaGGCCAATGTGTATAAAAGATCCAGAAAATACTCAAGGAAACTAATTCATGAGTATTAAAAAAAGTGTGCACACAAATGTTGCTCAACCTGGGAGTCGAATCCAAGCCTTCCATTCCACGGCTTATATACGGTGCCTTTAAACCAAACCAAAGATTAAGTGCTGTAGGTATGTATATACAAGTaggataaattatataaaaaaaataatttagaattgatatgttcaataatttaattcagtaccattaaacgctctttttattCTAACTTCAACAATCATCACAGTCATAATTTATAATCCGTTatgtaattttacattaaacttACAAGGCAATAATAAATTCGCGGCAATTTCTTGTTACtaggtaaaaattatattaaatatttacaataacctAATGTACTACGTACACTTGCAAAATGTTAAACTGACAGTACAAAGTctcattttaaaatgatttctcTTTAAgtaaactgattttaattaaattaataaaacagctTAAATATAGATGACAATAGATGATCAATATGAAAATACTGAACGAAACACACGTTGATCTAtagaaaaaagataattatcacataataatcacgaatgtcaaaattatttaaaatttcctttcacagaattttaatcaattgctttaaaataattaaaaatttaaacttcaGTTAGTGTTTATGTACCTTTTCTTAGAGTATCCAAACTTTTTGAAATAATCCCTGTAAAGTGAACTTATGAACTTATATATTCGTGAAGAAACTACTTTAAATTCTATTACGAACATTTGACAAAATATGTTATGAATATGTGAGAGAAATTTACCAACTTCAAAACACGCTATACATTCCTTCGGCAATAGAAATAGTACTGTTATCCTGTCACATATACTTCTCATACTCATCTAAATGTTCTTATTTACATTTCCTCAAATTCTTAACCATGGCAGCCGTAATATCAAACTAACTGCTTATTTAaaccacaaataaaatacttgacGGTAAAATAACTGACGTCGTATAAAATGCTAATTTAATGGCTTGCAACACTATGTTTTAGGAGGAATTGTGATGGTGGTTTCGCTGGAATTGCTGGGTCTTTTATCGCGTTCGTCTTCTTCTGTAGGAGCCACGTAGTTCCAGGATTGCGTCTCTCCGGTACCAAAAAGTATGAAATACCCAGCTGAAGCGATGTACAATGATGCCCCAGTAATGAATACTGGTCGCCACTCCGCAAATCCATTCTGTGAAATACATGTATTGTATGTTAATTTCTGAATATACTTCCGCATATATTAAGATAAGAGTTTTATAGCGTAAGCTAAGCAGGCGGGCAAACAGGATCTATTGTTAAATTAtcattgttacttataaattataatcacccAAAATGTCAAAGGTTCATAAGGTACGTTGCCGTCTATGAAAAACGAATTCCGAGAGGAAGAATTCTGCCTCAGCAGGTTTTAGTGACCATACTACATGCAATGTTAAGTGTGCCTCCTTGTGTTAATGATATGCAAAAGTAGTAAACCATCCTGATCGGACCATCCATATCGCTATATATAAAGCATACTGCAATGCGACGCTACCTCTTTCAAAAGtatgttcataatatttaaacttacgCCATTCTTAGTGAAATACGCCGTAACTAAAGGCGTGACGAAACCAGCGGTGTTTCCTATTCCGTTGGCAATTCCGTACAGCGTTCCGGCAAAGTTGGGTGCTAAGTCTTGGTGGTTGACCAAATTAGTCAAGGTGGCTGCACCATTAGAGCCCATAGAGAATGTGATAAGGGCAACTGATAAGATCGGAGCGCAGCCGGTGTATCCAAGAGCGATGAGGAGCAGCCCAGGCACAACGTGAGAAAACAGACAGAAGAACTTCCTCATGAATGTTGTTGACACCACGTTTTGTCGGACGATtctgtaaaagtattttataaatataagtataagcAAAAAAATTTTTGGTAATAAGTTCTTTGATGTCTAATTAAGCGGCACTCTGACAGACGTAATATTTCGAAATCAAACATCGAGAGGActcaaaattgaaaattatttttttataataatagttaacGAAAATAGTTTGTACCTGTCGCCAATAGCACCAAATATAAGAGAGAATAGCATCCTAGCGAGGTACGGCAGAGATGACAATGTGCCAGTAGAAGTCAGGTTAAATCCTAGAGCGCTTGAAACAAACTTAGGTGCAGCCGTCATGACGAAGTAAAGTCCCCAGTTACTGCCGTAGTGCAGGACAACCATCGCCAAGAAAGGGAATGACGTAAAAATCTTCTTAAATGGAGGAACTACCTgcgaaaacatttaaaaagacATACATTTTGAGTGTCCCATTTCTGATACGTACTTaagtattgaatatattatatatatttgatatcgCTATTTGAAGGGCACTATTGTCAAATCACAGCAATTGTTCATTATTCATACCTGCATGCTTATTAATGTCACACTTGATGCCCATAGAGATTATTaacgacatattttatttatccttGTTGATTATCAAGGTGcatgtaatatttattctagGTATTTTGTCGCATTATTGATTTAATCAGTTAAGCTACTGACAAATAAttacgttttaaattattctgATATGTACTCATAGTTCATATACAATATTTCCAATCAACTTATGCAATAACCAAAAATTATTGAgaagattaatttaaatttaactctACCTAAAAACGCGACGCGATCTGTCGGAATGTTCTAGATTTCTTCGTGAAATTGttctttccaaaaatatttggaaGAACCGCTTACAAACAGAAATAAACTATAGCAGATAATAGCGACATGATTACTAAATATTCGTTTCAAATaactccaataaaaataaatgacgtaaattttaattgttcgcTTTTTTGTTGGTTGTTGATTATAATTGCTGTACAAGGTtgcagtttttttattgcaggacttgtgtattttataaataccacAAAAGTGTAAAACAAGTAATgtaacaaaatcattttatttttgttatgataTCGTACTATGACcaatacttattaatttgtttatggcTTTCGTGCCAGCGACTCTACATAGAGTTTTATTTGGGTTaggtatctattataatatcgtTATTCGTATTTTATAAATCTTCAGGCTGATACCtatcagttttacttaagttttACCCACCATAACGGCAAATATgcatcaaaatccattaaatcGTGGTTACGTGACATGCAAACGCATTAGTCCTGACTAACTCAACTATTTTAGTATACTAATAAATTGCTCCTTGAATCTCATTTTATTACGCATAAAATTTATCATATGACAATTATTCTGGGCTTTAAGGAAAATGTAATCTATGACAATACCAAGTATTGCGAAGGCTTTCTGATAAAAATCTTCAGGTCTTAAAACTATGAGTGTGTTAAACTTTATGTTTCCACGCATTTAGTTACCATTTTTGTATGCACGAAGGTATTTCCGTGATTTAATCGCCTAACAGTATGTGATAAAAGCGTCTTTGCACTCTTAATAGTCACGATTTTGATTATTACGTGCAAAAAAGACACATTTAGATAGAGGTCGTTTCTGTTTGCAGTTATATGCGTAACGACGCTCGCCTTTGATGTCTCTACTTACTATAATAGCTAAATATCATAtagctacatattataaaatagtaatcaataattctgataaatataaaaacatgctACATATCTTAGAATGCTATTTAATATGTGATTGATAGAAAAACATCTTAATATGCACGATGACCGTTTACCATATTTAATCATTTCCTAGGCAATCGACATTAAATTATGAactgtgttaaatatttataaagtttattttacctTTGTATCCTTTGAGCTATGCGCAACTTTATCACCGATGGAGTCAATAATGTACTGTTTCTCATGTTCTGATATGCGAGGGTGTTGTACGGGAGAATCGTAGACCAGGAACCACCACAGAAAACACCATACGATACCAATCACTCCTGTAAGAAATGACGAGGCAATTATTACTTTGCGATAAATTAGTAATGGTTGATTTTCAATTgtcagttataatatattaactacACAAGATATAAGCTATgacaaaataaagtaatataacttttttgttactataatcgttattttgaattatattttttatctggtGATTGAAAAATCTACCCtaagtataattgtaaaatatctcttttccaataaatattttaaaaataaaattctttaagtaAGTCTCCTTAATGTACCAGACATTCAGATATGCAAAATGTATTCAGCACCTAATAAGACACCGTTTGCGGCCATTTGAAATCCTTTAAAATTTTCACGTCTTTCAtatgattacattattttctcCATAAATAACCATATCAAATGGCAACATTTGCACACGCCTCACGTGTCAATTAACTATGTAGAAATCTGTGGGTACAACCGGAATGGAATTTCAATAgaggtacataatatatgaaagCAAATTTTGTAACACTCATACAACATAATCTTTCATTGTATTGAGTTTACGACTAATAAAATAGTGACTAATAGAATAGTGGTTTGCTAATAGAATGGCGGTTTGTTGTGCTCACATAAATATGCAATTGTATGATTGTTGATCATATTGGTAGGTAGTTGATTTATGAATAGCTTAAGCGTGTTTTGTTACTTTGTTATTCGGACTGAAGTTTAAATTTGATTCATATCATAGCATAGTAGTATAAGGCTATTTGATCAATCAGCGAATTGCCGTCCATAAACAACATAGGTCTCCCCAATTGAGCGCCATCTATTCCGCTATTACGCAGTGCAGGTCTGCTACCTTTACTGTTATTCattagaatacattttatatatttttgtttaaggttTCATCATCAGGTAACTAAtcattgttttatgttaaaCCTTAATAGCATCTACAATATGTAGTCCTTTAACAAAGATTAATGACCTTGCTCCGAAGTAAAGACTAGGTTCTGCTTGCCATAATAACGTTCGATAAgctattatttaatagataccTATACTATactaataacaattaaactcATGGAAAACTTGttcatgaaaataattattttaagtaattaaggtattttcgtataatttttattatgactaccacttttataatttgtagataCTATAATTAGTATATAATACTAATTGTGAAAATACACTGtaactaaattatattcttaatttgTAGTTAAACCTTGtcgtattttattgttttttaccgAAGCATAATTTAACTACATCTATTAGTTTTAGAAAAGCTCAGTACTTACTGTTAAATTACGTTTACGTTAATATAAAGAGATGAGTATATATTAACAAACTCGGTataaagttttgtataaaatttgtcaCAGATTTGATCTCAAAAAAAgcagtaattaaatttttttattatacttgctGCACATCGCGATTTCTAGTTTCAATGTTACCAGAAATTTCAATTTTTCATATCTTAGTGGTGACATACCAGGAACATAGAAGGCATAATCCCATCCGAAGTTCTCGATGAGCGGCCCGGTGAGCGACCAGGTGACGACGGTGCCTATGGCGCCACCCAGCAGCGCACTCACGAACTTTCCTTTCTCAGCCGGCGGCGCCCAGTGCGCAACCAGAGCGTGCAGCGACGGAAACAAAAAACCctgtaatataataacatataaataatcaattattataatgtatgtagttGAAATACATGGTACGGGCCTCCTaccttcacataccctcaaaaatcATGGAGAATTTCATGGAGAATTTTGAGGGTAGGtgaagtatgcaggtttccacacgatgttttccttaccattaaagcaagcaataattcacaaagtatacaccaCATAaccttagaaaagtcagaagtcgtgcccttgcgttttgaacctgcggacattcgtctcggcagtccgttctactcccaactaagctatcgtcgTTTCGCCGCTAaacataatcaattataataatgtattgtggTGTGATTGAAATACAGCAAAAACCCTGTTAACCATGGTAATTTGGATCTCAATAATGTTCGTTTCCCCCCTTGGGTCCTCCATTTGATTCGACCCGTTTGTGGCACAAGTTGAAAATCGTTTAATAAAATTCACAGTAACTTTGATATACATTTTTGAAGAGTAATTcgagtaaagaaaaataaaatcgtcacgttttctatttaaattccATTACAATCATCATTTATCCTAAATACTTAATTGGAAAATGATTACCGCGTATCTAAAACTACTTATTATTCATGCCCAAGTATTCTAATGGTTTATTCAGTTTTTAAGTTTGCCAACTAGAATATTCAAATCGTATAATACCCAATTTGTAAGATAAAAACAGTAGCCTCAATTCTATTGTTGTGTATAATTatcttctttataaaataacgttttCACAGCTCATAATGAATACAAAACGGTGTGCCTCTGTGTAAATGTAATATCGAAACTCTTTAGATATGCTTTCCACGCGTGAATCAATAAACATGACAAAATAATCGCAATTGACACAGGTGTATAAATTGTTACAGGAGACATGCCTGCCTACGCAACGACCGCATTGTTTTACGTCAAATGGACTATtccttgtatttataaataagcatTGAATTATTGTTCAGTTCTCATAAATCGCTGTTCTGTTATTTATGAGACATGATTGAGATCTAAAGCGATGATTTCTTTACAAGTTCATTTGTTTCATAGAATTTAAACTTCTTTGAACACACAACAAAGACGCAATTTAGGTACAAATTTAGCGATTAGCGACAGTCATTGTtacttaaaatttcatataacattACATCTAAATACCTCCTTTTTTatcaaaaagtaaaatattacacacataCTCACGATATTTTTGTAATCATAAGTTTTTAAACTTGTTTGGAAGATTTCCGTTTAATAAATGACTTAATTACATGTACACAGtgggtaaataatatttaccaaacgagtttttatttaaaaatcgatcCTTGTGATGACGTAGAAGTTTCAAGTAAATGCTACGTAGTTAAAAACATAAGAATGTTTGaaacaatattctttttttaattcttggcattaataaataaaaatgaaataccaTGAAGTTATAAATCGTGGCAAAGATAGATCCACAATGTTCTGCTTATTCTGTAGTCTTccgatatacatttttatgaagcTAGAATTATTAACCATTTACTATAGTCACCTTGAGGCGAATAGTTGAAGTGATTGCTTTGCAGTGTTTACGTGTATGTCCATATCGGTTACGTTGTTTGATACCAGCTCCATTCGATTAATGATGGaacatgaatatatttttttagtcgtCTGTTTCGATTTTAGTCAAcacataaagaaaatatttgtttttcttgttAGATACTTTAGAAATACACACTACATGTATGATCCAGGTAATATGTAtgcataaataatacatttggaTATGTTTGAACTAGAAAACCTCCAACAATATTTGACCGATCAATAAAAGTgatcaaaattgattttaataagtataatttcattttataactgGTAGCAGTACAGTGCATTGAAGTGTCTACGTCGTCCACAAATCACtgtgaaaattaatataaaatatatataaatctagtACATACTTTGTATATAATTGCATCGATTTCCGTACTATTGCTCATACAATAATCGGACGAATTGCATTTGAGAATTATAATAACCAATTCATTCACTTAGGTAATagctatatacttatatatatacctTTAATTCAAATTCTAAGCAAACTTCACTCATCTAAGATTTACTAGTATTTTAACTgctaattaataagaaaaaacctGTGTCATTTCATTCAAATGATGAGCACACTGCATAATTAGAACCCGACAATGTCACAGCGCCGAGTCTCTCCAATTTACCTCGAGTTTCTAAGAAATTATGTCTTGGGTAACTTCTATAAGTGGTTTAAGGAATCCGgttgattataattaacttcATGATTCCATGGATTTTTCACAACGCTACATgtaatttaagatatttttaaagtaaaattaactgCCAGTGAAAATTACCTTTATGCCACGTTGGTAAGTTTtactaagatattttattattaagtttcaggtgatattgatattaaacatttttatttttacgaataGATTTTGAATTTTAGTCTGGCGTTCATGCTCTTTAATATAAACGGCAATGTTATGTAACTATATTAGCCCCTGTTGTAGCCCACTTTGTGAGAAAAATTTGGGGGCTTCGGTCCTAAAGTATAAGAAATAAGAATCTAGGAAGTTCGATCACGTTTCCTAAAATGGATAGGGTGCAAGCAGTTTTAGACTAATCATATTATGAGcgctataataaaaattaactaaaaatttatCGGGTCAAGCTAGCATATTGAATTGTATAgaccagctatactctaagtgtgttccgcggaaccctagggttccgtgatacctctgtcggggttccgcaagaatttagaaaaaaaaaaatcaaaacacctctctcaataataattagtaactgttacattgtacttttattatgctgattaataaaaaatacacttataaaaacaattgttttattgtagggttccatcaagtattttgcttcccaaaagggttccgtcatttaaaaagtttgagaaccactggtaTAGACAATATTTTTCACAGCAAAAATTAAACTCTAACACATTGAAAAACATTTCGTGCCTATCGTTATGAATTCATCGGTTAGTGTAAATAACAAGTATGTGTAAGTAATGTATCATTGTTCAACGAGATATGTGTTCTATCTATGTGAACTGTAGCATTGAATCAAAACTGTGCAATAAATCAATGTGTTGAAAGatgtacacaatatttttatctttacttgcATATACACATAATAAGCCTCGTTTCCCGAAAGTTGGACAAACGCATAATAAATGCATCTAGGGTTCATTGATCTTTATTCCCCAAtaattgggcacaaatttcaatacttattattcaaatttggaaACGCATTACAAATATTCGCCCAATCTTGGATCATAAAAACCCAGCACCTCAAAGCTAACCGTCCACGCACGTTAACACTGAAGATAATACGACTTTTTTGCTAATCATGTCTGACCATAATCACAcccaaaacaaaattaactaaaatctctttaattaaatgtaattaatgctAAAAATATCAGGACATAGGTGTTTACGGTATGTCTGTGTAAGATCAAATTCTTACGGGTACATCCAAGATAACATCACTGAATACCCAGCAAATATTCTCGGCAATACACATTAAGCTAAAAAAATGAACCAGCACCACAAAAATGCTAAGCCGATAGTAACCAATTCTTTCTCAGCGAACGTGTATAATCTGCCGCGTATTGTAAGTATATCTAGAGCACGAGTACGAGTAACCTTTTCTAGTGGCCTTTTTTTATGTCTCAACCAAGTTTTTAGTTGGAATACTTATTATAGGTGTCCCCGCAATATTTTGCCTAGTGCCACCACTGGCACGCCTGCCAATGTTCCACCATGATATAGAGCTGTATACTATTGACAGCCCAATGTCGTACTTAGTTTTGACACGTGccataataaactttaatttttactgaatagggtatttgactatgtttgattttgtttattttttactatgtaacagcaattaacACAAAATAGAAGTTTTGCTGTgaaaacagatttaaaattCGATAGCAAATGAagcagtaatttaaattttaaatattgctacgtgtaagaatgggcgcgaagtggggatatcgttccatctctttctttcacacgcagTGTAATGTCCgttgacgtcacatgcaagtatcgtcccttttctgttttttgacatttacccctactacctaatttcaatggtttgtttcttgtatatttttaaccagatttcaatgatttcttctgttttagaattgatacgacgtacatattttataaaagttataaataaaaataagtccaATACCCTATTACAAAcggaataaaattgttaatcaaCGTGGTGTTTATTTCCTAGTGAAGCGGGTCAAGGAAGTAAGTTACTAGGACTATTTACTGTCTGAATGGATTGATATATTAAGTCTTTATGGTCGCTTGGATTCCTTCTGTAAAGGCCACATTAAGTGGCGATTCTATATCCTGACGAGTTAACGTTGCTCCGCTACTTTCACATAATTACTTTCCACGTCTATTTTTAGACCTGACATTATCTAAATTGTTGGAGGCGCCACACGAATGTTTCATTTTAGATATATGCATAAAATTGTCTTACTGTTTTAACTACTATTAAAGGAGAAGTGCgtgtaattatttgttatcaaaGGAATGAGGCTAcgacaggccgacataattttaacaatttctaTAGATTCAAAATTATCAGACGTTTTCTGTCAAATGCCTAACgaacaaaacaaaattcaaaaagtCCAGGACAAATTGAAGTTCTGTCCGTCAATGATAGGTACATACAACTCAAGCTTATTAAACCTTAACAATTTCCAAAAATCCAAAATCCaatctgtaaaataaataaatatagctaaAATTCAAAAATGATTACACACCGCAGCCAATCCAATTACGAATCTCACAGCCACCAGCACCATGTAGTGTAGTTTGGCCGCTTGGGGACTGATTAGTGTCAGCACAGCACTAATCAGCATCGTGATGAACACCAGCTTGCGCGGACCCCAGAACTCAGCCGCGGTCCCGCTCACCAAACACGTGATAGCGTAACCCCAGAAATAGCCAGATAGCACGTACGCTTGCTCTTGAGTTGTCCATGTGAACGTCACCACTCCCTCTGGCTGCAAACAATAAGGTTATGTATAAACATACATAGATATTAtcgcctcagtggcgtagttgtataacggTACGCCTGCAATGCTGTACGCACGTACACacacacgcatttatccccgaaggggtaggcagaaaagCAGCTGGTGcccccactttccgccgtgtttcctccgtcccatgatgtggtaggggggcgagcctatcggcatatcggacgctaattccagactccgggctggtactaaatagaaaaacccTATATCACTTGGCCCGACCCCGGGATCAAACCCGGAACTCTACTAATTAATAACATGCGTTTCGGCTAGCGCTATTGTGCAACTGTAGTTTCGTAGCCTGCGCAGTAGCGTCTACAACGAAATACTCATAGGCAAGTTAAAGCTGAAAGCGCGGGTATGTGCAATGCTTATACTTCCCACGTAATGACAACTATGTATATAGATATGTCACCTgcatgttaattataaattataattaatacagttACGAATGTCCCTGATATAGTAGTCCAACCAGTTATTGTTTAAATGCACAGATTATCACCAATTGAATGTATTGAAATTTATCTGTGTTGTCTAGGTTAGGCTTTCCAGAAATTATAGACATTTTTTCTTGTACCCTGtgggttttattaaaatttatatgaccTGTTCCATCAACGTCTACGTGGTTAGAGTTGCGCACAAAATTAGACTAGCATTTAAGAACTGTTATTCCTGTATGATATATTACAAGCTTTTATTCCCAGAGGGCTAGGTGGAGAAGCAGCTGGTACAATTACACTCATACATCTTAACTAACAACATTAAACCTCGTAAGTTGAcacattattttgtatcattatatgtaaggattttttatttaatacgttgtataatgtaatatgtgtatagttttttaaaataaaaacaaaaacgaaacaTTGATTCGACCTATAACATTATAAGCGGTAGCGCGGGATTTTCCGTCCGTTTcggaacattaaaacattttatattatgatatgcATTTTTTTCGCTAGCTCCTAGTTTCTTGTTgaaaaaatgcaataatttaCCAAGGATGTAACAAGAATTAGCTTTTTTAAGGTGACAATTATCCCGAATTTTTGccataggtaataataatttattgatgacAACTCGTATCATTGGATTCAATGcaggtaatttaatatttcttcttaTAAAATCGGTAAACATGCCTTGAGATATTATGGTAGGCTATATTATACTGAGTACATACGTCAATACCATCACACACTTTTAACTTTTTCAAAGGTGCGCGCAGTGGTGAAACACACCCATAGGGAGCGTTGCTATTTACCAGCCACAATTCCAAACTCCCGACTGATAATGAACAGGAAAACATATAATATCGCTTTGCCCGTAATTCGAACCCAAGAAGACAGAGCTTgcagcataatatatttatttattttgtaacgtaGTTGTGCATAGAAGTATATTGTGCTTACCTGGCGCAGTTCTCGCTTGGTGACGATTGTTGCGTTGTATAACGAACTATCGTTGGTCACGATGGCCTTGCATTCGCTTTTCACCCTGTgaataacaatgaaaattaaattgagCACAACAATTTTATCTGTAGCAATACCAATCTATTAAGGTCGTATACTCGATTTGTTCGTGTTTTTCTTGCCTTGCCTGATATAGCGGATGGAAACATATCGAACTCCTAATGTTGGATATATtgaaacagtaaaataaaactaaaatcttcTCTTGCACGTAGCAAAAGAGCGTATACGGAATACGGAAATACGCACCATCGCAAGTATTTGTTATTATCATatcaaaacaacaacaaaaaacagTAGGTTTTTTACACATTCCATATACGCAAACATGTATCTAGTTAAACGACGCGTACaatagtacagtcagccacagaAGTAGCTGAACTACAAACCGCTTgtacacattaattttaatcgaaatattatttaactgtatctaaaataaaaaaaaatccactgaGGTTTATATTAGTGGATTGTTAACACGGACACAACAGTTAAAGGCAATGTAAAACTTCGAATTTATTCAACTACTTTTatgactgactgtacatactGATTGAATTCCACTCTTTACGATGTCTCGACTAATCTCTTGTCTCGGACAATGGCACACATTGACACCTATATAGCCAATCGTTCAATTTACGAATACAAGTTTTGCAATCAGTAAACTTTCTAAGAAAAGCGTTGTGTTGCAGTTTATTACGTATATTCCGTATGAAACCACTCAAGCACGTGTATGGACACGCGTATCGAACTGTGATGCGAGGTAATTTACAACTAGCATGAAAGGCGAACTCACGTGTACCTAACTGCGaaagaattaaacataaaattataacttgatGACATTCAA is part of the Manduca sexta isolate Smith_Timp_Sample1 chromosome 10, JHU_Msex_v1.0, whole genome shotgun sequence genome and harbors:
- the LOC115455826 gene encoding uncharacterized transporter slc-17.2, whose translation is MKFHIKLFDVVPARFNVAVMMFFACWVNYMMRVNMSVNIIAMVPDETHTVSVKSECKAIVTNDSSLYNATIVTKRELRQPEGVVTFTWTTQEQAYVLSGYFWGYAITCLVSGTAAEFWGPRKLVFITMLISAVLTLISPQAAKLHYMVLVAVRFVIGLAAGFLFPSLHALVAHWAPPAEKGKFVSALLGGAIGTVVTWSLTGPLIENFGWDYAFYVPGVIGIVWCFLWWFLVYDSPVQHPRISEHEKQYIIDSIGDKVAHSSKDTKVVPPFKKIFTSFPFLAMVVLHYGSNWGLYFVMTAAPKFVSSALGFNLTSTGTLSSLPYLARMLFSLIFGAIGDRIVRQNVVSTTFMRKFFCLFSHVVPGLLLIALGYTGCAPILSVALITFSMGSNGAATLTNLVNHQDLAPNFAGTLYGIANGIGNTAGFVTPLVTAYFTKNGNGFAEWRPVFITGASLYIASAGYFILFGTGETQSWNYVAPTEEDERDKRPSNSSETTITIPPKT